Within the Candidatus Melainabacteria bacterium genome, the region AAAAAAAAATAAAGATTCCATGTTCTAATGAGGTTGTAGCAAAAAAAGTTTTAGCATCTTTTGCAGGACTAAAGACTAATATTCCGGAGCCCTCATACCAATTACAATAGCTATTGCAAAATCTTTTTCATGTGATATAGAAACTTCGAAATTACTAAGTCTTTTTTTTCTTGCAACTTCTTTTGCTCTTTTGTGCAAAACAATTTTTGGTGAGCCTGAGTTTTCTCTTAAAATTTCAATTTCTTTAAAATAAACCCCATCTAATCCTGTGCCTAAAACTTTTAATGTAGCTTCTTTAGCTGCAAATCTACCAGCAAGTTTGTGAATAAAATTTTTTTTATTTGAAGTAACGTACTTGATTTCATTTTTTGTTAAAATTTTCTCTAAA harbors:
- the acpS gene encoding holo-ACP synthase; protein product: MKKISKLKPPQVKIGTDICQINRIKSTYEKLGKKFLEKILTKNEIKYVTSNKKNFIHKLAGRFAAKEATLKVLGTGLDGVYFKEIEILRENSGSPKIVLHKRAKEVARKKRLSNFEVSISHEKDFAIAIVIGMRAPEY